One genomic window of Puniceicoccus vermicola includes the following:
- a CDS encoding extracellular solute-binding protein, which yields MSGLKTVLILAIITVVVGLPFLFQRSEKTIGDSDDVVVVITPHNEAIRREFERGFRKWYTQRTGRTVDVDWRVIGGTNEIVRYLGSEFENSFRNYWTKTLGRDWTSEVWRGYGDRRMEVPENPATEAEEARQAFLDSDVSVGIDVFFGGGSYDFIKQAEIGTLVPWRDGATLAEMFPDEVYPQNFVGEVFWDPEGRWIGAVLSSFGIIYNVNSLERLGIEEAPTKWSDLADPRLLAEVALADPTKSGSITKAFEMIVQEQMDIRVDQLLEEGLTPGEAEAQGISAGWMDAMQLIQKICANARYFTDSATKGPADVASGDCAIGMSIDFYGRFQSEIVIARGGGERLRFTTPEGASTLSADPIGILRGAPNPEVADLFLEYVLSEDGQRLWGYRVGAEGGPVEYALRRSPVLRPIYEGSSRLNLSEPEVNPYEKVRDFVYRPQWTGRLFTPLRFLIRVAFIDPHDELVEARKAIIGALERGDIEAAEKAEAVFSNLDSIRFDEVAGNIAETLRTGDKIEEVRLSRELADSFRRQYRQAKRIADGRTD from the coding sequence GTGTCGGGTTTGAAGACAGTCCTTATCCTCGCGATCATCACGGTTGTGGTCGGGCTGCCGTTTCTTTTTCAGAGATCCGAAAAGACGATTGGCGACTCGGACGACGTAGTCGTTGTCATCACACCTCACAACGAGGCGATTCGCCGTGAGTTTGAGCGGGGTTTTCGGAAGTGGTATACCCAGCGGACCGGCAGGACCGTTGATGTCGATTGGCGAGTGATCGGGGGGACCAACGAAATTGTCCGTTACTTGGGTTCCGAATTCGAAAATTCATTCCGAAATTATTGGACCAAGACGCTCGGCCGGGATTGGACTTCCGAGGTTTGGCGGGGTTATGGCGATCGTAGAATGGAGGTCCCGGAGAATCCGGCTACGGAGGCTGAAGAGGCCCGGCAGGCTTTTCTGGATTCTGATGTTTCAGTGGGGATCGATGTGTTCTTCGGTGGGGGGAGCTACGATTTTATCAAGCAGGCCGAGATCGGAACCCTCGTTCCTTGGCGGGATGGGGCAACTTTGGCGGAAATGTTTCCCGATGAGGTTTATCCTCAAAATTTTGTCGGCGAGGTCTTCTGGGACCCGGAAGGGCGCTGGATCGGGGCAGTTCTCTCCAGTTTTGGGATTATCTATAATGTGAATTCTCTGGAACGGCTGGGAATCGAAGAAGCGCCTACGAAGTGGAGTGATCTGGCCGATCCTCGGCTGCTCGCTGAGGTGGCTTTGGCCGATCCGACCAAGAGCGGCTCGATTACCAAAGCCTTTGAGATGATCGTCCAGGAGCAGATGGACATTCGGGTGGATCAGTTGCTCGAGGAGGGGCTGACTCCGGGCGAAGCGGAGGCGCAGGGAATTTCCGCCGGGTGGATGGATGCGATGCAGCTGATTCAGAAGATCTGCGCCAATGCCCGCTACTTTACCGATTCGGCGACCAAGGGTCCCGCCGATGTGGCGAGTGGCGATTGTGCGATCGGGATGTCGATTGACTTTTATGGACGTTTCCAGTCGGAGATTGTCATTGCCCGCGGGGGAGGCGAGCGTTTGCGCTTCACCACTCCCGAGGGGGCCTCAACCCTGTCGGCGGATCCGATCGGGATCCTCCGTGGTGCTCCCAATCCGGAGGTGGCGGACCTGTTTCTGGAGTACGTTCTATCGGAGGACGGGCAGCGTTTGTGGGGATATCGTGTCGGTGCCGAGGGTGGCCCCGTGGAATATGCACTCCGCCGGAGTCCGGTCCTGCGTCCCATTTACGAGGGGAGCAGTCGGTTGAATCTTTCCGAGCCCGAGGTGAATCCCTACGAGAAGGTGCGCGATTTTGTCTATCGGCCGCAATGGACCGGGAGACTTTTTACCCCCCTGCGGTTCCTGATCCGGGTGGCTTTTATCGATCCGCACGATGAATTGGTTGAGGCTCGGAAGGCGATCATTGGAGCATTGGAGAGAGGCGATATCGAGGCGGCTGAAAAGGCTGAAGCCGTTTTCTCCAATTTGGATTCGATCCGTTTCGATGAGGTGGCGGGAAACATTGCCGAGACTTTGCGCACGGGAGATAAGATCGAAGAAGTCCGGCTTTCCCGTGAGTTGGCCGACTCTTTTCGTCGGCAATACCGCCAAGCCAAACGGATAGCCGATGGCCGAACCGACTGA
- a CDS encoding tRNA dihydrouridine synthase, with protein MSRTLPDPIEAGAIRTALAPMQNVTDHAFLHVIAEIGPPDYFFTEYFSVHSTTSLDGETLRSITENETGRPIYAQVLGNDPAALAQAAASLEDYPVAGVDLNLGCPAPKIYKRNAGGGLMRDSALVDEIIAAMREKVKGSFSVKCRLGFADDSPFDACVESVARHNVDFLTIHGRTVKQMYRGEVDYQSMKRAVERLDCPVFANGNLTSAAVAVQVLQDTGCQGAMIGRGAIRNPWIFRQIREKSLGREVFRPTLLDVRQYIERLNQAKFNPSVGDRYRIAHLKRYLIFIGEGVDPEGQFLFDVRRVKDESDLFRVCDQYLVDGGNGAKPFADEPFPGVTARPNQE; from the coding sequence ATGAGTAGAACTTTACCCGACCCAATTGAGGCTGGAGCGATTCGCACTGCGCTGGCCCCAATGCAGAACGTGACCGATCACGCGTTTCTTCACGTGATCGCGGAGATCGGACCTCCTGACTATTTCTTTACGGAGTATTTTTCGGTACATTCGACGACTTCGCTCGATGGAGAGACGCTCCGCTCGATCACGGAAAATGAGACGGGGCGGCCAATTTATGCTCAGGTTTTGGGGAATGATCCTGCGGCTCTGGCCCAGGCGGCCGCTTCGCTGGAAGATTATCCGGTTGCGGGAGTGGATCTAAATCTGGGATGTCCTGCGCCGAAAATTTATAAGCGCAACGCAGGTGGCGGATTGATGAGGGATTCTGCTTTGGTCGACGAGATCATTGCAGCGATGCGGGAGAAGGTGAAGGGGAGTTTTTCCGTGAAATGCCGTCTGGGGTTTGCGGATGATTCTCCTTTCGACGCCTGTGTGGAATCGGTGGCCCGGCACAATGTCGATTTTTTGACGATCCACGGACGAACGGTGAAGCAGATGTATCGGGGAGAGGTTGACTATCAGAGTATGAAGCGGGCGGTGGAGCGATTGGATTGCCCGGTTTTCGCCAACGGAAATCTGACCTCTGCCGCGGTTGCGGTTCAGGTTTTGCAGGATACAGGGTGCCAAGGGGCGATGATTGGGCGTGGGGCGATCCGGAATCCTTGGATTTTCCGCCAGATTCGGGAAAAGTCGTTAGGAAGAGAGGTTTTTCGCCCCACTTTGCTCGATGTTCGCCAGTATATCGAGCGGCTCAATCAGGCAAAATTCAATCCCAGTGTTGGGGATCGCTATCGGATTGCTCATTTGAAGCGCTATCTGATTTTCATTGGGGAAGGGGTCGATCCCGAGGGGCAATTTCTTTTCGATGTGCGCCGGGTGAAGGATGAGTCGGACCTCTTTCGGGTGTGCGACCAGTATCTAGTCGATGGCGGTAATGGTGCGAAACCTTTTGCGGATGAGCCCTTCCCGGGAGTGACCGCCCGTCCCAATCAGGAATAG
- a CDS encoding outer membrane protein, whose amino-acid sequence MKKSVLLPLLLATGSTAFGQIYFGAGVGYFFPESDSSITSIISGGESNPEDGIGAIANIGYKVPTNGWHFEFEFQYFEPDSSVTSQATGAQSAAATGSNLGTGTYYTKNNAENYTYALNVYYDVLDSLETNWGLYAGGGIGATNLHQKVKISGPGGTVSDSNDKWLFTYQFLAGISYEPIEHLRFDFAYRYTLPENSNFTLFNQNVPVDSYDYQSLELSASYMF is encoded by the coding sequence ATGAAAAAATCCGTTCTTCTTCCCCTTCTGCTTGCGACAGGATCGACTGCCTTCGGGCAAATTTACTTCGGCGCAGGCGTCGGATATTTTTTCCCGGAGTCCGATAGCTCCATCACCTCAATTATTTCGGGCGGCGAAAGCAACCCGGAAGACGGCATCGGTGCCATCGCAAACATCGGCTACAAAGTCCCGACCAACGGCTGGCACTTTGAATTTGAATTCCAATACTTCGAGCCTGACTCCAGCGTGACCAGCCAGGCCACCGGAGCCCAGTCGGCCGCCGCAACCGGATCGAACCTCGGAACCGGCACCTACTACACGAAGAACAATGCCGAGAACTACACCTACGCCCTGAACGTCTACTACGACGTTTTGGATTCGTTGGAAACCAACTGGGGTCTCTACGCGGGTGGTGGAATCGGTGCAACCAACTTGCATCAAAAGGTCAAGATCTCCGGCCCCGGCGGAACCGTTTCGGACTCGAACGACAAGTGGCTCTTCACCTATCAGTTCCTCGCTGGCATCTCCTATGAGCCGATCGAGCACCTTCGCTTCGACTTCGCCTACCGCTACACTCTTCCGGAGAACTCAAACTTCACCCTTTTCAACCAGAACGTTCCCGTGGACAGCTACGACTACCAATCCCTCGAGCTCTCCGCTTCCTACATGTTCTAA
- a CDS encoding HNH endonuclease, whose translation MELSGQHSIENAYRILVLNRVWQPVNIVGVRRAVALLFQDNAQVINPNQGNYEMLSAEEWVERSMTHPPRADEPSIRSVRLDLRLPQILLLREFDRVPVQDTKLNRRNIFERDQYRCQYCGEIFPEAKLNLDHVIPRDRGGRTSWENLVTSCIECNSRKANRLPHQAGLVLRRQPLRPKHRPFLSVLHRNGSREVWKPFIGKA comes from the coding sequence ATGGAGTTATCTGGTCAGCATTCAATTGAAAATGCCTACCGGATTCTTGTTCTCAATCGGGTATGGCAGCCGGTTAACATCGTGGGTGTTCGACGGGCTGTGGCGTTGCTTTTTCAAGACAATGCTCAAGTCATCAATCCCAATCAGGGGAATTATGAAATGCTTTCTGCCGAAGAATGGGTGGAGCGCTCGATGACTCATCCTCCTCGGGCCGATGAGCCCTCGATCCGCTCGGTTCGATTGGACTTACGGCTGCCGCAAATCTTATTGCTGCGAGAATTTGATCGTGTTCCTGTCCAGGATACGAAATTGAATCGAAGGAACATTTTTGAACGCGATCAATACCGGTGCCAATATTGTGGAGAGATTTTTCCCGAAGCGAAACTCAACTTGGATCATGTCATTCCGCGCGACCGCGGCGGGCGGACCAGTTGGGAAAATTTGGTGACTTCGTGTATCGAGTGCAACAGTCGCAAGGCCAACCGACTTCCCCATCAGGCGGGATTGGTGCTGCGACGTCAGCCTTTGCGACCGAAGCATCGACCGTTTCTATCCGTATTGCACCGCAACGGGTCGAGAGAGGTCTGGAAACCGTTTATCGGAAAAGCCTGA
- a CDS encoding ABC transporter ATP-binding protein, producing the protein MTRRDSTIFLDYVESSAVRAKSGLSGPDLHWALTWRRCGQEPKGMIGIEVQGVVKRFGETVALGGIDLSIEPGELFFLLGPSGCGKTTLLRTLAGFYFPDEGSVKFGDKDVSRLEPHKRRTGMMFQSYALWPHMTVRENVAFGLKQLKVGKSDREERVREALASVQMEEYGERKPNQLSGGQQQRVALARALVVRPRCLLLDEPLSNLDARLRNEMRLEIRRICKEFELTTVYVTHDQKEALSIADRMAVFEKGKILQIGTPEQVYRRPESRTVASFIGEANFVPGSIVRAGVGEALVKTPLGDLTGRLCGFDGDPAEGSSVTVCIRPETLKIFEMDPEENSIPGRIGESVYFGEVAHHEFFHGEECIRVSELNPKPRSGSRREGLYLYADSEDVVVLPSG; encoded by the coding sequence ATGACTCGGAGAGATTCCACAATATTCCTCGACTATGTCGAATCCTCCGCTGTTCGCGCAAAATCAGGATTGTCGGGGCCCGATTTGCATTGGGCATTGACTTGGAGGCGTTGCGGGCAAGAACCGAAAGGAATGATCGGCATCGAAGTGCAGGGAGTGGTGAAGCGTTTCGGGGAAACCGTAGCCCTGGGGGGGATCGATCTCTCGATCGAGCCGGGCGAGCTTTTCTTTCTCCTCGGTCCCAGCGGCTGTGGGAAAACAACTCTCCTGCGGACCTTGGCTGGTTTTTACTTCCCCGATGAAGGTTCGGTGAAGTTCGGCGATAAGGATGTATCGCGCCTCGAGCCTCATAAACGGCGAACCGGGATGATGTTTCAGAGCTACGCGCTTTGGCCTCACATGACGGTTCGGGAGAATGTGGCTTTCGGTTTGAAGCAGCTCAAGGTCGGCAAATCTGATCGTGAAGAGCGTGTTCGCGAGGCCTTGGCTTCCGTCCAGATGGAGGAATATGGCGAGCGGAAGCCGAATCAGCTCTCGGGCGGGCAACAGCAGCGGGTGGCATTGGCCCGGGCCTTGGTCGTCCGACCGCGGTGTTTACTCCTCGATGAGCCTCTTTCCAACCTCGATGCTCGGCTGAGGAATGAGATGCGGCTGGAGATTCGCCGGATCTGCAAAGAATTTGAACTGACGACGGTCTACGTCACTCACGATCAGAAGGAAGCTCTCTCCATCGCCGATCGGATGGCGGTTTTCGAAAAGGGCAAGATCCTTCAGATCGGCACGCCGGAGCAGGTTTATCGTCGTCCGGAGAGCCGGACTGTGGCGTCGTTCATCGGCGAAGCGAATTTTGTCCCCGGTTCCATTGTGCGGGCCGGAGTGGGCGAGGCCCTGGTGAAAACTCCCTTGGGAGACCTTACTGGACGACTTTGTGGATTTGATGGGGATCCGGCAGAGGGCAGCTCTGTCACTGTCTGCATTCGCCCGGAAACGCTGAAGATTTTTGAAATGGATCCGGAAGAAAACAGTATTCCCGGACGGATCGGGGAGTCTGTCTACTTTGGAGAGGTTGCGCATCACGAGTTTTTTCACGGAGAAGAGTGTATCCGGGTCTCGGAGTTGAATCCTAAGCCGCGATCGGGTTCTCGTCGGGAGGGGCTCTACCTCTACGCCGATTCGGAGGATGTCGTAGTTCTTCCGAGCGGATGA
- the lpxA gene encoding acyl-ACP--UDP-N-acetylglucosamine O-acyltransferase, which translates to MPTIHPTAVIEDGAQISDSAEIGAYAYIGGEVRLGPGCRVYHHATVEGYTEMGRDNEVFPYAMIGGKTHDLKFTGGHPGLKIGNSNVFREYSTVHLATKDEEFTVLGDNNTILAYSHIAHDCQIGNHLIMSSHAALGGHVICEDHVNVGWGAGIHQFCRLGSHSMVGASSKLVQDLAPFFIAEGGPAKARTHNRIGLERSGYSAEEISLVHQAFKILYREGLNRSQSLAKLEEHPSASEPILSKIISFYRQSTRGVC; encoded by the coding sequence ATGCCTACGATTCATCCGACCGCGGTCATTGAAGACGGAGCGCAAATCTCCGATTCCGCTGAGATCGGCGCCTATGCCTACATCGGTGGTGAGGTTCGACTCGGCCCCGGCTGCCGTGTCTATCATCATGCCACCGTCGAGGGATACACGGAGATGGGAAGGGACAATGAGGTTTTCCCCTATGCCATGATTGGTGGCAAAACCCATGATCTCAAGTTCACCGGGGGACACCCAGGGTTGAAGATTGGAAACAGCAACGTATTCCGGGAATATTCAACGGTTCACCTCGCCACTAAGGACGAGGAGTTCACGGTTCTGGGCGACAACAATACGATCCTCGCCTACAGCCATATCGCCCACGATTGCCAAATCGGCAACCACCTCATCATGAGCAGTCATGCAGCCCTCGGTGGGCATGTGATCTGCGAAGATCATGTCAATGTTGGGTGGGGTGCCGGAATTCACCAGTTCTGCCGCCTCGGTTCTCACTCGATGGTCGGGGCGTCGTCCAAACTGGTTCAGGACTTAGCCCCGTTTTTCATCGCCGAAGGAGGCCCGGCCAAAGCCCGCACCCACAATCGGATCGGCTTAGAGCGCTCAGGCTATTCCGCCGAAGAGATTTCGCTCGTTCATCAAGCGTTCAAGATTCTCTACCGCGAAGGACTCAACCGCAGCCAATCTCTCGCCAAGCTGGAGGAACATCCGAGCGCCTCGGAGCCAATCCTTTCGAAGATCATCAGCTTTTACCGCCAGAGCACCCGCGGAGTCTGCTAG
- a CDS encoding bifunctional UDP-3-O-[3-hydroxymyristoyl] N-acetylglucosamine deacetylase/3-hydroxyacyl-ACP dehydratase — translation MKQRTILRESSVSGKSLHTGEEVTLTLKPAPEDTGIVFRRTDLYGKPELKADVSLVTELVRSTTLSSGHAKVHTVEHILSALSGCAVDNAIIEMGASEPPILDGSAKHFVNLIQKAEPIEQTKERKVFNLKEPISITEGNRSIIALPSDKLKITCTSSDDRGIHTQHLTLEIDPDVYMAQIASARTFTIYEDIEELLKLGKIQGGSLDSAIVIKGDKILSKEPLRFKDEFVRHKILDILGDISLLGCSLNAHIVAVRPGHALNAGLTRALAEKLREESSGKKPTKRSASQPTITANEKALDIRRILDTIPHRYPFVMIDRVIEIKSDDELVAVKNVTINEPYFQGHFPGRPVMPGVLQIEAMAQAAGILMLRHTTAENRIAFFMSCDKVKFRTAVEPGDQIAIHVRLIKKRGNKLAVAAGKCKVGDKVVSSAELMFTIVEAGEAH, via the coding sequence ATGAAACAAAGGACGATTCTGCGGGAATCCTCGGTGAGCGGAAAATCGCTCCATACCGGGGAAGAAGTTACCCTTACTCTTAAGCCGGCACCGGAAGACACTGGTATCGTGTTTCGACGCACGGACCTCTACGGGAAGCCGGAGCTCAAGGCGGATGTGTCTCTGGTCACCGAACTGGTCAGGAGCACTACCCTCTCTTCCGGACACGCGAAGGTTCACACTGTCGAGCACATCCTTAGCGCTCTGAGTGGCTGCGCCGTCGATAACGCGATTATCGAAATGGGTGCGAGTGAGCCTCCGATCCTCGACGGATCTGCGAAGCATTTCGTCAATCTGATCCAGAAAGCGGAGCCGATTGAGCAGACGAAAGAGAGAAAGGTATTTAATTTGAAGGAACCGATTTCCATCACCGAGGGAAATCGATCCATCATCGCTCTGCCTTCCGACAAGCTGAAGATTACCTGCACTTCTTCCGATGACCGCGGGATCCATACGCAGCACCTCACTCTCGAAATCGATCCGGATGTCTACATGGCCCAGATCGCTTCGGCCCGCACATTTACTATTTACGAAGACATCGAAGAGCTCCTGAAGCTTGGAAAGATCCAAGGAGGGAGTCTCGACAGTGCGATTGTGATCAAAGGGGACAAGATTCTCTCGAAGGAACCCCTCCGGTTTAAGGACGAGTTCGTTCGTCACAAGATTCTGGACATCCTGGGCGACATTTCGCTGCTGGGCTGCTCGTTGAACGCACACATCGTTGCGGTTCGCCCGGGTCACGCTCTCAATGCCGGCCTTACTCGAGCCTTGGCTGAGAAGCTCAGGGAAGAGTCTTCCGGAAAGAAACCCACCAAACGTTCGGCGAGCCAGCCCACGATCACAGCGAATGAAAAGGCTCTGGATATTCGCCGGATCCTCGACACGATCCCGCACCGCTATCCCTTTGTGATGATCGACCGGGTGATCGAGATCAAATCAGACGACGAACTGGTCGCGGTGAAGAATGTCACGATCAACGAACCCTACTTCCAAGGTCACTTCCCAGGGCGGCCTGTGATGCCTGGTGTGCTTCAGATCGAAGCGATGGCTCAAGCCGCGGGGATTCTCATGCTACGCCACACTACGGCCGAGAACCGGATCGCGTTTTTCATGAGCTGCGACAAGGTGAAGTTCCGTACTGCCGTTGAGCCCGGTGACCAGATCGCGATCCATGTGCGTCTAATCAAGAAGCGAGGTAACAAACTCGCGGTGGCCGCGGGTAAGTGCAAAGTTGGCGACAAGGTCGTTTCTTCCGCTGAGCTCATGTTCACGATCGTCGAAGCCGGCGAAGCCCACTGA
- a CDS encoding circularly permuted type 2 ATP-grasp protein, with protein sequence MNLPVVAGGFPPDILTSRARGLKRIASEIRHHFSLASDEGNAGGWDLDIFPRLLSAPEWEQIRDGAVQRMEAFSRFTADVYGKQRIVSEGILPADVLLGVPGYYRELLGKGGPENFGFLFGAMDLIQGESGDWSVFENHFSFPPGISHVIQNRRMLAQAFPEVFEGHSVAPVAGFGSELVEALRGKKASRDQRIVLLTRGDTLRPHFDDSFLARHMGIVSARPADLIVRDGRVFLKTIDGLERVDVIMRKVETNAVDPITFVENPDRGVPGLVHCVRRGTVRVENVLGAEVADNRALLPFSDAIIRFYMNEEPILPTVETFHCFDRDQFEWVSSRPDEFLFDYVATPRVMISADDMGASNPQAVSSPLMKGPPEWTIARRKVKAARLPLWSDGGTAEAPFFLRIFGILRPRPVILPGGLSWQSGNANSIGFIGGMKDTWVIDERLGRATHQNNDLEEDLAPAILSAPSRVADGLYWMARYLERARNAAHQAGLLENIRLTELGPSDVNYYWPLWRGVAAAADFSQIADIEETPANFPRLFREFVGKAADPASVISSLYAARNNMDRIQEWVTPEMSDVFYQLIEEVEYALHRKGRLANRRNLDACLIVSREYSRFLGTMERTLSHDSVYRFWVLGSSIEWAIGSTLLLESIIPSRISMQKRHLEDDTDLTALLRLLGCLDAYRREYRSRAYLDRVIRLVWRNEDLPGSFLYNLFRIRDSLRAIEDDTPMHSNAPLRRRVSRMINRVENFPIEEVFPARMVHLDFGSGTDQVHAKTLRKVSSELEWLRKSLRSLHGQIEDRYFNHQVGR encoded by the coding sequence ATGAATCTACCCGTAGTGGCGGGTGGGTTTCCTCCGGATATTCTCACTTCCCGGGCTCGTGGCCTGAAGAGGATCGCTTCCGAGATTCGGCACCACTTCTCCCTGGCTTCCGATGAAGGAAATGCGGGAGGGTGGGATTTGGATATCTTTCCGCGTCTCCTCTCAGCCCCCGAATGGGAGCAGATTCGGGATGGAGCTGTGCAGAGAATGGAGGCCTTTAGCCGCTTTACGGCGGATGTCTACGGGAAGCAGCGGATCGTTTCTGAAGGAATACTCCCGGCTGACGTGCTGCTCGGAGTCCCCGGTTATTACCGAGAGCTTTTGGGTAAAGGAGGGCCGGAGAATTTCGGGTTTCTCTTTGGGGCGATGGATTTGATTCAGGGAGAAAGTGGAGATTGGTCCGTATTTGAGAACCACTTCTCCTTTCCCCCGGGGATTTCCCACGTCATCCAGAACCGGAGAATGTTGGCTCAGGCCTTTCCGGAAGTCTTCGAAGGACACTCCGTGGCCCCGGTCGCCGGTTTTGGCAGTGAGCTGGTTGAGGCCTTGCGCGGGAAGAAGGCCAGTCGGGATCAGCGGATTGTCCTGTTGACCCGCGGCGATACCCTTCGGCCTCATTTTGACGATTCGTTTCTCGCTCGTCACATGGGGATCGTCTCGGCGAGGCCGGCGGATTTGATTGTCCGCGATGGGCGCGTTTTCCTGAAGACGATTGATGGGTTGGAGCGGGTCGATGTGATCATGCGCAAGGTGGAAACCAATGCCGTTGACCCGATTACGTTCGTGGAAAATCCCGATCGGGGTGTCCCTGGGCTGGTTCATTGCGTCCGCCGAGGAACAGTAAGAGTGGAAAACGTTCTCGGGGCGGAGGTCGCCGACAACCGGGCGTTGCTGCCGTTTAGTGATGCGATCATTCGCTTCTACATGAACGAGGAGCCGATCTTGCCGACCGTTGAAACCTTTCACTGTTTCGACCGGGATCAGTTCGAGTGGGTCTCTTCGCGGCCGGATGAGTTCCTTTTCGATTACGTGGCGACTCCGCGCGTCATGATTTCCGCCGATGATATGGGTGCCTCGAACCCTCAGGCTGTCTCGAGTCCTTTGATGAAGGGCCCACCAGAGTGGACGATCGCCCGCCGAAAAGTGAAGGCGGCACGACTTCCATTGTGGTCGGATGGAGGAACGGCTGAGGCTCCGTTCTTTCTACGAATTTTCGGGATCCTTCGCCCGAGGCCAGTGATTCTCCCCGGCGGATTGTCTTGGCAGTCGGGGAACGCGAATTCGATTGGTTTCATCGGGGGGATGAAGGACACCTGGGTCATTGATGAGAGGCTGGGACGTGCCACTCACCAGAACAATGACCTGGAAGAGGACTTGGCCCCGGCGATTCTCTCGGCACCGAGTCGCGTCGCCGATGGTCTGTATTGGATGGCTCGCTACCTGGAGCGGGCTCGGAATGCGGCTCACCAAGCGGGCCTGTTGGAGAATATCCGTCTCACCGAACTGGGGCCCTCGGATGTGAATTACTATTGGCCTTTGTGGCGTGGAGTCGCGGCCGCTGCGGACTTTTCCCAGATCGCTGATATTGAGGAAACTCCGGCCAATTTCCCCCGGCTATTTCGCGAGTTTGTCGGGAAGGCAGCCGATCCAGCGTCGGTCATTTCGAGTCTCTACGCGGCTCGGAACAATATGGATCGTATCCAGGAGTGGGTGACTCCGGAGATGTCCGATGTCTTTTATCAATTGATCGAAGAAGTTGAGTATGCCCTCCATCGTAAAGGGCGGCTGGCGAACAGACGGAATCTGGATGCTTGCCTCATCGTTTCCCGCGAATATTCACGGTTCCTCGGAACGATGGAGAGAACCCTGTCGCATGATTCTGTCTATCGGTTCTGGGTCTTGGGCTCCTCCATTGAGTGGGCCATTGGGTCGACGCTGTTGCTTGAGTCGATCATCCCGAGTCGAATCTCGATGCAGAAGCGACATTTGGAGGACGACACCGACCTTACTGCGTTGCTTCGGCTTTTGGGGTGCTTGGATGCTTACCGTCGGGAATACCGGTCGAGGGCTTATTTGGACCGAGTGATTCGCTTGGTCTGGCGCAACGAGGATCTTCCCGGCTCGTTTCTCTATAATCTTTTCCGTATTCGCGACTCCTTACGAGCGATCGAGGATGACACGCCTATGCATTCGAATGCACCGCTCCGGCGCAGAGTGAGTCGCATGATCAATCGGGTAGAGAACTTTCCGATTGAGGAAGTTTTCCCCGCGCGGATGGTCCATCTCGATTTTGGCTCTGGGACCGATCAGGTTCATGCCAAAACCTTGAGGAAAGTCAGCTCCGAGTTGGAGTGGCTGCGGAAGAGCCTGCGGTCACTGCACGGGCAGATCGAAGATCGCTACTTCAATCACCAAGTCGGCCGGTAG
- a CDS encoding transposase, whose amino-acid sequence MRKGRVVLKGVDSVFHCMSRTVNGERVFGPDHLKKFRDVLARVADFSGVSVITYCLMENHFHVLVRIPAEDRPSDKELVRRFRVLYPKPGAHPVLSPEKLEDILSSGGDEAEQLRAVLMARMGCVSEFMKTLKQRFSVWFNSVHRRYGPLWSDRFKSVLLEGDEFSLKTVAAYIDLNPVRAGIVADPKDYSFSGYGRAVAGGRFERRALEALGGWVGYRSTLFGKGGIEEESREDGQEREAEADPAPVGFRSASLLQTIRHFSNGKILGSEGFVRRILDEFEVIHEGVTRRRCPVDVGNHSGLFSGTRVRRPKTCLADRDSV is encoded by the coding sequence ATGAGAAAGGGCAGGGTGGTCTTGAAAGGGGTTGATTCGGTTTTTCACTGCATGAGCCGGACTGTGAATGGTGAGAGGGTCTTCGGTCCGGATCATTTGAAGAAATTTCGGGATGTCCTTGCGAGGGTTGCTGATTTTTCGGGGGTTTCGGTGATTACTTACTGCCTGATGGAGAATCACTTCCATGTTTTGGTGCGGATTCCTGCGGAGGATCGACCTTCGGATAAGGAGTTGGTTCGGCGCTTTCGGGTCCTCTATCCCAAGCCCGGGGCGCATCCGGTTCTCTCGCCGGAGAAGTTGGAAGATATTTTGAGTTCGGGGGGAGATGAGGCTGAACAGTTGCGTGCTGTTTTGATGGCTCGGATGGGGTGTGTTTCCGAATTTATGAAGACTCTGAAGCAGCGCTTTTCGGTGTGGTTCAATAGTGTTCATCGCCGGTACGGGCCTCTGTGGAGTGATCGTTTTAAAAGCGTACTTCTAGAAGGGGATGAGTTTTCTTTGAAAACGGTCGCTGCCTATATTGATTTGAATCCGGTTCGGGCGGGTATCGTTGCCGACCCGAAAGATTATTCATTCAGCGGATATGGCAGAGCCGTTGCGGGAGGGCGCTTTGAGAGAAGAGCCTTGGAGGCCCTGGGGGGATGGGTTGGATACCGTTCTACTCTCTTTGGGAAAGGGGGGATCGAGGAAGAATCTCGGGAGGATGGTCAGGAGAGGGAAGCCGAGGCGGATCCGGCTCCAGTCGGGTTTCGGTCGGCTTCGTTGCTTCAGACGATTCGTCATTTTTCGAATGGGAAGATTCTTGGATCCGAGGGGTTTGTCCGGCGCATTTTGGATGAGTTTGAGGTGATCCACGAGGGGGTGACGCGTCGCCGATGTCCGGTGGATGTGGGGAATCATAGCGGGCTTTTTTCGGGAACACGGGTTCGGCGACCGAAGACTTGTCTCGCAGACAGGGATTCTGTGTAG